A region of the Stieleria neptunia genome:
AAAGGTCGCCGCGATCGAAGCCCTCCAGGCCTGCGGCGTGAAGGTCAAACAGTAGGTCACGCTCTGCGTGACGGCAGGACGCGGTAGGTCACGCTGTGCGTGACGATCGGCATGCACAGCATGCCCTACCGTACTGGGTAGGTCACGCTGTGCGTGACGGTTGGCATGCACAGCATGCCCTTCTATGAGGCCGCGGTCTGCAAGCCCTGATTTTAAATTTTGCAAAAAAGTCGGTCTAGCTGCCTTCGTCGGAGTCGGCCCTCGGTCGCTCACCCCGGCGCAGCGAGGAACGAGCGGAGCGAATGGCGACCGAGGGCCGGACGAAGACGACGGCAGCGGTTGCCTTTGTTGGGGAGGCTCCGAGGTAGTGAACCGATCAACGTTTCCCCAGTGAACGTTATGCAACCACCTTCTATCCGTTCCGGTCTGGCCGGGAACCTAAAGCTGCATGCTTCGATAGCCGAATCAGGGGGAAACGTCGAACAGATCGCCAAAACCCTTCTACAAGGTCGGTCTCACTGGAAGTGAGCCCAGGGCATGCTCGGTCCAGCGATCTGATCGATCGTCACTGCTCGTCGACACCCGCAAATAGAGCAACGAGAGCCTGAATTGAAAATTATGCCATCGCAACCTCCTGCAAGTTCACTGCGCCTAGACTTGCGGTCTTACGCAGACGACGTTTTTGTGCGGGTGATTTGAATTTCGCTCCGCGTGGTAGTTCCCCTTGCATCGCATACTTCCAAAGCGCGATGACCAACTTGCGGGCCAATGCCACAATCGCGATTCGACGCATGCGGCTGCTCTGTCCCCCCGCTTTTTCCCGGAACCACCGAGCTAAGTCGCTTTGAGGTTGATAACGCAGCCACAACCATCCAACCTCAACAAGTAAGCTTCGCACATCACCGCGACCCGCCTTGCTGATGCCCTGCTCACGATTCAGTGCACCGCTGCTGTAAGGCGTTGGCGCGAGTCCAACGACCGCTCCGAGTTGACGACGATTCCGGAATTCACGCCATGAAAACAGCTCCGTCGAAAGCGTCCACGCACATTCCACTCCGATCCCGCAGAGTTCGACCAGGCGATCTGCAATCTGTTGACGCGAGGCACATTGATCGGCCGCAGCGTTCGCCTGACGAAACAACTCGGCTCGTTGCTCTTCCAATTCTCGAATCTGGCAAACACAAAGCTTCAGCCGAGTGAACTCCAGCTGCAATCGTTTTCGGAGATACGCTCCGATCGGTTGACCGTCACCCGTTTTTAGCGTTTCAAGTATTGCTTCGAACTCAGAATCGATCGTTCCGAGCACAATGCCTTGGGCGAACAGCAGACCTTTGATCCGGTTGGTTAATCGCCGTTTGTCCTTGCGGATTGACTGCAGGCCTCGCTGCAGATTGCGAATGTCTTCGTCTTCCATCAACGGGACGTGAATCGGCCGTAGTGCTCCACGTTCGCCACGGTAATACCGTAGCAACGCGTGGACCATTTTTTGGACGTCCAGACGATCGGTCTTGCGCTGCTTGCTGCGTCGATCGACTTCAAGAGATGCCGATTCGATCACGTGATTGGTCAGCCCAATCGCTTCCAACGCCCGATGAATCCAGAAACCATCGCGTCCGGCTTCGTAGCAGGTTACGGTCCCTGCGTCGTCCTCGAGTGCGAACTTGCGTTTTGCGGCTAATAATTCGGATTCAAATTGCCGGAGGTCGCCGGCGGCAACATTTCGAATCCGAAGGCTCGGATGCTCGGCGCAAGCAAAACCAAGCTTCCAAACGGATTTGCTGAGTTCCAAAGCGACAAACAAAGTGGAGGAAATTGAAGTAGACTGAATACCGGTCGCGGTCATGATTAAGCCTCTGAAGTTGAGTGATGTTGACTCTCAGAGCTTAATCGCCGCGGCTTTTCATAGCTTCTACCGTGCTCGCTGGCATCCCATCCGGGATGCACAACGTGTTGTTGTCAACCCAACATCTGCTCGTAGGATTCCATCAAATAATCCAGCGGGTAGATGCAGAACGAATGCTCGCGGCTGTTCCAGATCGCCGCTTCGCGCCGACGTTGTTGCAGCTCGGACTTCTCCTCTTCCAGCGTTTGACGCAAGGCTGCCAGCCGTGACGCCATCTTTTGATTCAGCGCCGTGATCTCACCGTGCCAGCCGCGGCGTTGGCCTTTGGGGGGAATCGCGGCCAGCAGTTCGCGTTTGGCCGTGATCCATTTCGGATCGATGTCGCCGCGCTCGGCGTAACGTTCCGGCTGGAAGTCTAAATCACGGAGCTGTCGATTCCGTTGGCGGATCGCTTCGTCGACTGCGGCACTGGGATAACGTTGGTGTCCCGGCAGCAACACCGTCGAGGACATCACCATGAAACTTGGCGGATCCACGTTCCAGAACGCTCGACTGATCAAGTCACCGAGTTGATCGTACTTGCCGCCGCCGATGCCGTGCAGAAAGAGATCGCTGAGCACCATGCGGGCGTACATCGTCGTGATCAGCGCGCGGCTGCGAATCTTGAATTCGGGGCTCGCCAGGGCTAAGAACGCGTCCGCCGCCGCGGGCTGATCGGCGGCGTCAATTTTTCGTTGCCGCTTGTCCCGGTCGCTGATTTCCATTGCCGATCCCGCCGCCGAAACTCGCACCCAGACGCTGCGTCGTTTTGGCGATTGGTTGCCATAAACCCAAAACGGAGCTTCCAGCCAATCGCCGTCGCGTCCCAAATTGGGTACCGGATGGGCCTTGCTGCGAATGCCATGGGCGGCCCGATAAAATTCCGCCGCCGCGTTGTAGCAGTCGTGGAATCTCGGCAGGTCTCTCAAAATTTGCATCGCAAACGACGCGAACGCCTCGCCGCGACAGACGACGCTTTGCGGGATCTCCAGGGTCTGCAACCCCAGGTCGGCTTCCAGCCGGTGCCGGCCCTGAGCCAACGCGCAGCCGGCATAACCGCAGCGGTTGATTGCGTCTCGAGAGTGCTGCCACAACGTCGGGATCAACGGGTTTTCGACGATTCCGGCGACCGTCTCAGCCACGTTGCGATCAAAGACGTCAAACAGCTCGCGATCCTCGACCAGCGACTGCTCGTAGGGAACGCCGCCGCCACGGCGGTCGAACGCGACGGCGTTGAATCCGACGCTGCCCGTGTCGCCGTTGATGTGCGGAACCCGCAGGCTGCTGGGACCTGCGACGTCGCTATCGACGACCAGGTTGACCGCGACGGAGCCGGAGAGTTTACCGACCCGATCGAGCGCGAAGTTCTTGAACCAGACGCCCGGGTGGAACAACGTCGGTTGGTGACCGGCCATCACGATCGTTTGATCGGCGGAGCCGACGAAACCGATGTCGCGATAGGCCGAGGTGTAGCGGCGGGCATCACGCAACAGTTGGTCGCGCGCGGGTTGACGAAGCGAAGCGATCTCGATCGGGTACGCCGCGGCCCGCGTTTGGTTCTCGACCATCATCGCCGCGGCGCCATCGATCGGCGGATGGATCAAGCGTTCGCAGTGACCGCGCGGCGCGTGGAAAGCCTCGAATTTTGAATCGGACTCGGCGTCAAAGGTGTGACCTGGGCTGATCATTCCGCGTCTAACCGGCCTCGTGGACGCAGACCAAGTCTCCGCTGGCCGCGTGGGTGACATGACGGCCGCTGGCGCACAGCCGCGCGATCTCATCGTCGATCACCTGATTGTAATGTTTCAAACGCGTTTCCGCGTGATCGAGCGCGCCGCCGAACGATCGCTGTAGATCCAGATAGATCAATGGCACCGCCATCTCGGCGATCCGTAATCCCGCTTCGGCGGCCTGGACCCACAACTGCAGCGGCATCGCGTACCCGGTGTCGGTGATGACAAAATGTTGCAACGCTTCGCTGCGGTATGCTTTGAACCCGCAAAAGGCGTCGGTCAGTTGCAGCCCCAGTCGGCGGTTCAAATCGGCCGTGATGCGGCGGTTGATAAACATCCGCTCTTCCGGCGGCGCGTCGTCGCCTTCGAAATGATGCAGGTAGCGGCTGCCCGACACGATGTCGGCCGAGCGGGCCATGTCAATGAAGGCGGGGATCCGTTTCGGCTGGTGCTGGCCGTCGCAGTCGAGCGTGACGACGCCGTCAAATCCGTTCGCCAGGGTGTAGTCAAAGGCGGTTTGCAGCGCTGCGCCGTAGCCGCGATTCTGTTCATGACGAATCACCGTCACGTCGTCACGCGCGGCCAGAAGTTTGTCCGTCCCGTCGGTCGAACCGTCATCGACGACCAGGACGTTGGACGCATATTGAACGACCTGGTCCAAAATCTCGCTCACGTAGTCGACTTCGTTGTACACCGGCAGGGCGGCTAGCCATTTCTCTCGTCTCGTCATTTCGACTCCATCATCAAGGTCGGTGTACTTCGTGGTCTGACCGGCGTTCGGTGGGCCAGCTCGGTGGGCCTGGCGGCGGCCGGGTGCCGCCGGCTTTCTACCAGGAATACTTGTTCCAGCGGCCCAGCCTTACAGCCGTGCGTGGGAATCAGCGTCGTACGGGAAACTCGCTCACCACGATTCTCTCATGAATTCGACGGCTCGCACACCACGCCGCAAACGCCATGCCGCCACCTGGCAATGACATTTTGGCAGTTTGGACCGCCAGGGCCTAGCATTGCGACGGCCGGGGCGGTCGATTCGTCCACGCGCCACTCGCTGGCCGGCCTGTTGATTGATTCGGGATCTGCTGAGTCAATGGTGAGCCGCAGGCCGTAAGGCCTCGGGCGGGCGCCAGGATGCCCGGCCGCTTACGCGGCGCGCGGCCCACGAAATCGACAGAGCGTGAGCCGTCCAGTCGCGTTTCAAAAACACCGTGAAAGACCGGAGGGCTCGCGCCCTGCCGCTAAAAAATGCTTCACAGCGTTGCCTGTCGAGGTCACGCAAGCCATCACCACGCCGCAAAATGCCGCGCTGAATCCACCCCTCAAACCGTCTGGATCGGGTCGGATTCGGCGGCGCTGGGCCACAGGGTCAGCGTCGGGAAGGTGTCGGCGAGTCGTTCCGCCAACCGCTCCATCGCGAAACGTTCGCTGTGGTAGTGCCCCAGCAACCCCAGTGCCATGCCCCGCGACTCGGCTTCCAAGCAATCATGGAAACTGGCTTCGCCGGTGATCAAAAGTTGGCACCCGCAGCGGGACGCTTGGGCGACGAACGAGCCTCCGCTGCCACACGCGAAACCGACTTTCGTGATCGGGCGATCGAGCGGTCCGACACCGCGGGGGGCCGATCGGCCATTCGCCAGTTCGGCACAGCGCCGGATCACATCGCGCGCCGGCGTTTCGGTCGGCAGCGTCCCGTGTCGTCCGCTGCCCAACGGGTTCTCCGTCGTGGGGGCGTTGATCGGTTGAATCGAGGTCAGGCCCAGCGACTCCGCCCAGCTCTGGTTGATTCCTTCGGTGGCGGAGTCGAACGCGGTGTGGGCGCTGTAGACGGCGATCTTGGCGCCGATCAGCCGCCACAGGATTTCGCCGGTGATCGAATCACAGGTGATGCGTGGCAGTGGGCGAAACGGGATCGGGTGGTGGGTGACGATCAAGTCGGCGTGCTGCTCGATCGCTTCGGTGACCACGCCGGGCGTCACGGTCAAACAGGTCAGCACCTTGCCGATCTCGCGTTTGCGATCACCGATCAACAGGCCGACGTTGTCCCAGGATTCCGCCAGCTGCAGTGGAGCCCACTGGGAAAGCGTTTGGCAAACGGCATTGACGGTGACAGCGGACATGGCGGTTGTGGTGATGTTAGCGGAACGGCGCGAGCCGTCCGGTTGCGCTTCAAAAAACACCGTGAAAGACCGGAGGGCTCGCGCCCTACCGCTAACAAAAACACCCCGCTTGGCGTCAAAGTAAGTGGCATTGGGCTCGCGCCCTGCCGCTACCACTTGGGCGTCGAACTGAAAATAGGGCTGGTCATTCCAGCGTCGACAGGCTGGAAGCCCATCCCACTTAACGCGCCGACGAGTTGCCCGTTGGTTAACGCGGCGCGATCATACAGATCATCCGACGACCGTGTTGCTGGGGCGAGGTTTCGACCTTGCCGACTTCGTCGAGCAATTCGATGACCTGCTCCATCACCTTGCGGCCTTCTTCGATGTGAGCCATTTCGCGTCCACGGAACAGCACACTGACTTGAACCTTGTCCTTGTGCTTCAAGAACTTTTCGGCGCGTCGAATTTTCGTTCGAATGTCTTCGTCGCCGGTTTTCGGCCGCAAGCGAATTTCTTTCGTCTTGGTGTGACTTTGATTGCGGTTCGTTTTTTTGTTCTTGTCGTATTTGTATTTGCCGTAATCCATGATTCGGCAAACTGGGGGTCGCTCATTGGGAGCGACTTCAACCAGATCCAGGCCGACATCACGTGCACGCTCGAGGGCGTCTTCGGTCGAAATCACTCCGAGTTGTTCGCCAGTCTCGCTGACAACTCGAATCGGACTGATTCGGATACTGGAATTGATGCGAACGGTATCGCGACTTTCTGGTTGGGGGTTTCGTCGTGCCAACGCCACTAAAAGTTTCTGCTCCTGCCGGTGGGCATTCCGGACATCAAATGAAAATGGCCTCGAGACCGGATCGGCGTTGAATCCGCCGAAGTGCCGGTCTTGGGGTTGAACCTCGAATCCCTGAAACGTCCAAGGATCACGGGTTCTCAACAGTAGGTCACCGAAGTGGACTACACCGAGAAGGGCGGAAAATTCGCCGCCGCCAGCTTTCTCAGCGTTGCGCAGTATCCAGCGACGGATCGGCGACAGTCAACAGTGAAACTGCCGGTTTCACCCAACTTTTCAGCTAACAATCGAAAAAGCTTTCGTCCAGCGTGATCCGCTGGCCCATGGTTTCGACCACATCGCCTAAAAACAGCTGTTTGCGCCGACGCGTTTCGATTTCCCCGTTGACGGTCACCTGGCCGTCTTGGATCCAGATTTTCGCCTGGCCGCCGGTCCCCACGCAACCGGCCCGTTTGAGCACGTCGTCGAGCCGCATCATCGGCCCTCGCGACGATTCCTCAGCCGAGGCAGGCCGTTTTTCGGGGTCGAGTGGGGCGTCATTCATCGGTTTTCAAACGTTGCGAGAAACTAAATGGGGTGCAAATCGAGCAGCAAAACAATCGACGTCCCCAGCGTCAAGGACCGCTTGCGTTACGCCGCCTTGCGATCGTCGTCGCCGTCCAGGTCTGCGATCGAACCGCGCTCGCGACGCAGTGTGCGGATCGTGGCCGTCTGGGCGTGGATCTCGTTTTGCAGCTCGCGAATCGTGGTCTGGGCATGCTCGTTGGCTTTCAAGCTGTCTTCATGTTCGCCACTGACGCGTTTGAGATGGCTGATCAGGTCCGCACTCTTGGCGGCAAGCATTTTGTTGGCCGCCCGCAATTCGTCCAGTTCGGCAAGTTGTGATTGCAGTTGCTTGACCACCGCGGTTTGTTGCTTCAAATCGGTCGAGGCCTGGCGCAGTTCCGCGATCGCCGCCTCGTGCTGGTTCGACTTCGTCTCCAGCCGTCGATTCAAATCCTCGACCGAGACGGCTTGGACCTCCAGCTCTTTGCCCAGCTTGGCGACATGGCTTTCCAAAACCTGATTGGCGGCGACCAGTTCGTCGCACTGCAAGTCGGCCTTGGACAGGCGGTCTCGCGTGATCGCGAGCTGTTTGTTGGTCGCTTCCAGCTCGGCGACGTCGTGCCGCAGCCGGAGCAACTCGTCGCGTTGTTCGGAAAAGGCCCGCGTCTGCAGATCGCTTTGCGTTTTCAACTCGATGACGTCGCGTTCTCGCATGTGCAGTTGCTTTTCCAGATCGACCACCGAACCGATGCGTCGATTCAAGTCCGCGATCACCGCTTCACGCTCACCGATCTGCATCGACAACGTCTCGACTTCGCGGGCCGACTTGGCAAGCTGTTCGTCTTTCACCTCCAGCTCCCCTTGCAGGGGCTTGATCTGTTGCAGTTCTTGTTGCAGCGATTCGATTTCGGATTGCTGACCCGTCGCGGTTTCGGCCAGTGCGGCCCGCTGGGCATCGGTTTCCTGCAACAGCAGTTGCGTCTCGGCAAATTGGTCCTGCAAGGAGTTGAGTTCGCGTTCTCGGTCACGCAATGTTTCGATCTCGCGATCTTGATCGCTCAAGCTTTCCCGCAGCCCGGCCTCGGTCCGTTCGAGTTCCGCCAACCGCTTGGTCAGCGTTTGCGTTTCTTCGGCAAGCGGCGTGATGGCCTGGCACCGCTCGGTCAGCTCGGTGATTTGGGCATCGCGTTCGCCAAGTTGTCCTGTCAGGTCATCGATGGTCGATCGACTGACCTGTAGGTCCTGTGCCAGCGTTTCGATTTGAGCTTCGAGGCCGCTGATGCGTTCACACTGCTCGGTCAGTTCGGTGAGTTCCGCGTCACGGTCGCGTAAGTTCGTCGCCATGTGGTCGAGCTTTTCGAGATTCGATTGCAGCTTGTCGGCGAGCGATTGGTTGTCGTTTTCCAGTGCCTCCATCAACTCCAGCTGTTTGGCGTGCTGGGCGACCGTCGATTCGCTGTCGTGTAGCTGGGCGGTCAGTTGTTCGATCGACGCGAGCGAGGATTCCAATCGTTCGGCGAGTGATTGTTTTTCGTTTTCCAGCTGTTCCATCTGCTCAAGCTGTTCGGAATGCTGTGCCAGCGTTTGATCGCTGTCGTGCAATTGTGCGGTCAGCTGTTCGATCGACGCGAGCGAGTCGATCAGTTTTTCAGAAAGCGATCCTTTCTCCGTTTCCAGGTCGCCCAAGATTTCCAGCTGGGCCGATTGTTCGGCGATCATCCGTTCGTGCTGGCGAAGCTGCGCTGCGGTTTCTTCGGCCGCTGCCTGAGCCGAAATCAGTTCGGCGGCCAGCGTCTGGTTGTCGTCTTGCAGTGCCTCCATGGCCTGCAACTGCTCGGTTTGTCGCGCGACCGTTCGTTCGCTTTCTTGCAGTTTTCCGGTCAACCGGTCGATCGTTCCGGCAGACTGGTCCAAGCTTTGTCGCAGCGACTGTTGTTCGCTTTCCAG
Encoded here:
- a CDS encoding IS110 family RNA-guided transposase; the encoded protein is MTATGIQSTSISSTLFVALELSKSVWKLGFACAEHPSLRIRNVAAGDLRQFESELLAAKRKFALEDDAGTVTCYEAGRDGFWIHRALEAIGLTNHVIESASLEVDRRSKQRKTDRLDVQKMVHALLRYYRGERGALRPIHVPLMEDEDIRNLQRGLQSIRKDKRRLTNRIKGLLFAQGIVLGTIDSEFEAILETLKTGDGQPIGAYLRKRLQLEFTRLKLCVCQIRELEEQRAELFRQANAAADQCASRQQIADRLVELCGIGVECAWTLSTELFSWREFRNRRQLGAVVGLAPTPYSSGALNREQGISKAGRGDVRSLLVEVGWLWLRYQPQSDLARWFREKAGGQSSRMRRIAIVALARKLVIALWKYAMQGELPRGAKFKSPAQKRRLRKTASLGAVNLQEVAMA
- a CDS encoding glycosyltransferase family 2 protein codes for the protein MTRREKWLAALPVYNEVDYVSEILDQVVQYASNVLVVDDGSTDGTDKLLAARDDVTVIRHEQNRGYGAALQTAFDYTLANGFDGVVTLDCDGQHQPKRIPAFIDMARSADIVSGSRYLHHFEGDDAPPEERMFINRRITADLNRRLGLQLTDAFCGFKAYRSEALQHFVITDTGYAMPLQLWVQAAEAGLRIAEMAVPLIYLDLQRSFGGALDHAETRLKHYNQVIDDEIARLCASGRHVTHAASGDLVCVHEAG
- a CDS encoding Nif3-like dinuclear metal center hexameric protein, producing MSAVTVNAVCQTLSQWAPLQLAESWDNVGLLIGDRKREIGKVLTCLTVTPGVVTEAIEQHADLIVTHHPIPFRPLPRITCDSITGEILWRLIGAKIAVYSAHTAFDSATEGINQSWAESLGLTSIQPINAPTTENPLGSGRHGTLPTETPARDVIRRCAELANGRSAPRGVGPLDRPITKVGFACGSGGSFVAQASRCGCQLLITGEASFHDCLEAESRGMALGLLGHYHSERFAMERLAERLADTFPTLTLWPSAAESDPIQTV
- the infC gene encoding translation initiation factor IF-3, yielding MALARRNPQPESRDTVRINSSIRISPIRVVSETGEQLGVISTEDALERARDVGLDLVEVAPNERPPVCRIMDYGKYKYDKNKKTNRNQSHTKTKEIRLRPKTGDEDIRTKIRRAEKFLKHKDKVQVSVLFRGREMAHIEEGRKVMEQVIELLDEVGKVETSPQQHGRRMICMIAPR
- a CDS encoding RNA-binding S4 domain-containing protein: MNDAPLDPEKRPASAEESSRGPMMRLDDVLKRAGCVGTGGQAKIWIQDGQVTVNGEIETRRRKQLFLGDVVETMGQRITLDESFFDC